GTGTAGAGCCCCCTTTTGACGAGGCGGTATTTCTTTTGTCAAAAGTTTTAAAGACGAAACCGGATATACTCCTGGAAAGAAAGAATACTTTTGTAAAACCCGAAAATATTATTCTATACTGCGAATATATCGAAAAAAGAGCAAAAAGAATTCCGAGACAATACATCGCAGGAGAGGACAATTTCATGGGCTTGAGAATTCTTTTAGGCCCTGGTGTTTTTATACCACGACCGGAGACCGAGCTACTAGCCCAAAAAGCTGAAACAATCCTGAGAAACCGCAAGGGGAAAGTAATCGATTGTTTTTCAGGATCAGGGATTCTATCACTGTATCTCGCTTCCCGCTTGCCGGAAATTGATGTAATATCCGTTGAGAAATCACAGGACGCAATAGATTGGCAGAAAAAAAACATCTCCCTTTATGCGGACTGTTCAGGTAGAATATCAATAATCAGAACTGACATACTGCTCTCTTTTAAAAAAAACGAGTCCCTAATTGCCATAATTGCCAATCCTCCTTACATCCCTTCACAATCTATAGCGGATCTGGACCCGGAAGTCAGAATGCATGAGCCCAGAGAAGCTCTTGACGGAGGTGAAAACGGCTTAGACGTTTTTGGGAGGTTTGTCAGACAATCA
This sequence is a window from candidate division WOR-3 bacterium. Protein-coding genes within it:
- the prmC gene encoding peptide chain release factor N(5)-glutamine methyltransferase, yielding MKTISELLENGSVKLENSGVEPPFDEAVFLLSKVLKTKPDILLERKNTFVKPENIILYCEYIEKRAKRIPRQYIAGEDNFMGLRILLGPGVFIPRPETELLAQKAETILRNRKGKVIDCFSGSGILSLYLASRLPEIDVISVEKSQDAIDWQKKNISLYADCSGRISIIRTDILLSFKKNESLIAIIANPPYIPSQSIADLDPEVRMHEPREALDGGENGLDVFGRFVRQSSEILPKGSFLISEIGFGQYNQAYGILKGSGFNSINFEKDLSGIKRMVIAQK